In a genomic window of Punica granatum isolate Tunisia-2019 chromosome 6, ASM765513v2, whole genome shotgun sequence:
- the LOC116211141 gene encoding probable serine/threonine-protein kinase PIX13 has protein sequence MSLHHRLVMATRCFRVFPETRSIGRALFMITFAAFFASLNSVNSQAPVDKCILTVRLTPTNNQSCEDSTWGGFINPGCCGTVFSHYLYALGQRANLTGLIFLNSTEQKDCLVSIKSADKDGLECGIEKLTSGAGACSDYMVKDVDHRLGDSLRKLTGSCRLLGSRDKDNQTCSSCLTTWKEMGITPENGVEPGSGQAELCRFAVLVTLMSKRFGDTRWAGEVHKCLGDKQVLPIDDQGKPGNRQRKSKTGKWILIGGLIGITVILLIAFSILCRKTVKNPKRSISKGQVNDKPSKTSLPRGKDVTAANNLIFEDGSGLRIRINEVYSATNNFHPSNFIGQGIAGKVFKGVLSDGQHVAVKHITSDGYMDTFVREITSLSDVRHPNLVALLGYCEKEDECFLVYELCHNGSLSDWLFGKDKSLSWIQRLEIAIDCAQGLWFLHTYPDGCIIHRDIKPTNILISENLQAKLSDFGLSKVIDAGQSFVSSEVRGTFGYVDPEYRRNHHVNASGDVYSFGIVLLQLLSGKRVINLNLAKPMPLNRMAKVLTKGGNIAEFADPKLKGEYLEEAFEAVLKLALSCTGLKQQRPSMKRVVSELEKALNISSSAVKSPEVEGK, from the exons ATGTCACTGCATCATCGTCTTGTAATGGCTACGCGATGCTTCCGAGTGTTTCCCGAGACTCGGAGCATCGGACGAGCCCTGTTCATGATTACCTTCGCTGCTTTCTTTGCGAGCCTAAACTCTGTGAATTCTCAAGCTCCAGTTGATAAATGCATCCTCACCGTTCGACTAACTCCGACTAACAACCAAAGTTGCGAAGACTCGACTTGGGGAGGATTTATAAACCCGGGCTGCTGCGGGACGGTCTTCAGTCACTACTTGTATGCGCTGGGGCAGCGGGCGAATCTGACAGGGCTAATATTCCTTAACTCGACAGAACAGAAGGATTGCTTGGTTTCTATAAAGTCTGCAGACAAGGATGGTTTAGAATGTGGGATCGAGAAGCTGACTAGTGGGGCTGGTGCCTGCTCTGACTATATGGTTAAGGATGTCGATCATCGCCTAGGAGACAGCTTGAGGAAATTAACGGGAAGCTGCAGACTTCTCGGCTCCAGGGACAAGGATAATCAAACTTGCAGCTCATGTTTGACAACGTGGAAAGAGATGGGAATAACACCGGAAAATGGGGTTGAGCCGGGATCAGGTCAGGCGGAGTTATGTAGGTTTGCAGTTTTGGTCACACTGATGAGCAAAAGGTTTGGTGATACGAGGTGGGCCGGTGAAGTGCACAAGTGCCTCGGAGATAAGCAGGTACTCCCAATAG ATGATCAAGGCAAACCGGGGAACCGCCAACGTAAATCAAAGACCG GGAAGTGGATTCTGATCGGGGGGCTGATCGGGATTACTGTGATTCTGCTCATAGCATTCTCGATCCTCTGTAGAAAGACGGTGAAAAATCCCAAAAGAAGCATATCTAAGGGACAAGTAAACGATAAGCCTTCAAAAACAAGTCTTCCAAGAGGAAAAGATG TTACAGCGGCGAATAATCTGATATTTGAGGATGGGAGTGGTCTCAGGATAAGGATAAACGAAGTCTATTCTGCCACAAACAATTTCCACCCATCAAACTTCATCGGGCAAGGCATAGCAG GAAAAGTCTTTAAAGGAGTTCTCTCGGACGGTCAACATGTGGCGGTAAAACACATAACAAGTGACGGGTATATGGACACGTTTGTGAGGGAAATCACGAGCCTATCAGATGTTCGACACCCGAACCTGGTGGCTCTGCTGGGATATTGCGAGAAAGAGGACGAGTGTTTCCTGGTGTACGAGTTATGCCACAACGGGAGCCTCTCAGATTGGCTCTTCG GTAAGGATAAGTCGCTCTCATGGATCCAAAGGCTAGAGATAGCAATCGACTGTGCACAGGGTCTCTGGTTTCTCCACACCTATCCAGATGGTTGCATTATTCATCGCGATATCAAA CCAACAAACATTCTCATCAGTGAAAACCTTCAAGCAAAGCTCTCAGATTTTGGGTTGTCCAAAGTAATCGATGCAGGCCAGTCATTCGTCAGCTCTGAAGTTAGGGGGACGTTCGGCTATGTTGATCCCGAATACAGAAGAAACCACCATGTAAATGCATCGGGAGATGTTTACAGTTTTGGGATTGTTCTTTTACAGCTTCTCTCGGGGAAAAGAGTCATAAACCTGAATTTAGCAAAACCAATGCCGCTTAATCGCATG GCAAAGGTCCTAACAAAGGGAGGAAACATAGCAGAATTTGCCGATCCCAAACTCAAGGGCGAATACTTGGAAGAGGCGTTTGAGGCCGTACTCAAGCTCGCACTTTCTTGCACGGGGCTTAAGCAGCAAAGGCCTTCAATGAAGCGAGTAGTTTCGGAGCTAGAGAAGGCCCTCAACATATCTAGTTCAGCTGTAAAATCACCAGAAGTCGAAGGCAAATGA
- the LOC116211771 gene encoding U4/U6 small nuclear ribonucleoprotein Prp31 homolog isoform X1, producing the protein MAALADSFLADLDELSDNEADIIEEEGGDDARMEEDIDGDLADIEALNYDDLDSVSKLQKSQRYNDIMQKVEDALQKGSDISMQGIVLEDDPEYQLIVECNALSVDIENEIIIIHNFIRDKYRLKFPELESLVLHPIDYARVVKRIGNEMDLTLVDLEGLLPAATIMVVSVTASTTSGKPLPEEVLNKTIEACDRALVLDSAKKKVLDFVESRMGYIAPNLSAIVGSAVAAKLMGTAGGLSALAKMPACNVQLLGAKKKTLAGFSTATSQLRVGYIEQTEVFQSTPPLLRMRACRLLAAKSTLAARVDSTRGDPSGNTGRAFREEIRKKIEKWQEPPPAKQPKPLPVPDSEPKKKRGGRRLRKMKERYAVTDARKLANRMQFGIPEESSLGDGLGEGYGMLGQAGSGKLRVSMAQSKLAAKVAKKFKERNYGSSGATSGLTSSLAFTPVQGIELTNPQAHANQLGSGTQSTYFSETGTFSKIKRI; encoded by the exons ATG GCGGCTCTCGCTGATTCTTTCCTCGCGGACCTCGATGAGTTGTCTGACAACGAAGCTGATATTATT GAAGAAGAGGGTGGCGATGATGCGCGGATGGAAGAAGATATTGATGGGGACCTTGCGGACATAGAGGCCCTTAATTATGATGACCTGGACAGTGTTTCTAAATTGCAGAAGTCGCAGAGGTATAACGACATAATGCAG AAAGTGGAAGATGCACTCCAGAAAGGATCTGATATATCAATGCAAGGGATAGTTCTGGAAGATGATCCAGAATACCAGCTTATTGTGGAATGCAATGCCCTTTCAGTTGATATCGAGAATGAGATTATTATAATTCACAACTTTATCCGTGATAAGTACAGATTGAAGTTCCCAGAGCTTGAGTCACTCGTTCTCCATCCGATAGACTATGCTCGAGTTGTTAAGAGGATAGGAAATGAGATGGACTTGACGCTTGTTGATTTGGAAGGGCTTTTACCCGCAGCTACGATCATGGTTGTCTCTGTCACAGCATCCACCACGAGTGGGAAGCCCCTCCCTGAAGAGGTCCTTAACAAGACAATTGAAGCGTGTGATCGTGCCCTCGTCCTGGACTCAGCAAAAAAGAAAGTCCTGGATTTTGTAGAGAGTAGAATGGGTTATATCGCTCCAAATCTTTCTGCCATTGTTGGGAGTGCTGTTGCTGCAAAACTCATGGGCACAGCTGGTGGCCTCTCTGCCTTGGCTAAGATGCCTGCTTGTAACGTCCAGCTTCTCGGTGCAAAgaagaaaactctagcaggtTTTTCTACAGCAACCTCTCAGCTCCGCGTGGGTTATATTGAGCAAACGGAGGTGTTCCAATCCACCCCTCCTCTTTTGAGGATGCGAGCCTGCAGACTCTTGGCCGCAAAATCGACGCTTGCAGCACGTGTAGATTCTACAAGAGGAGATCCATCAGGAAATACTGGAAGAGCATTCAGAGAAgagattaggaaaaaaattgagaagtgGCAGGAACCTCCTCCAGCAAAGCAACCTAAGCCACTTCCAGTTCCCGATTCTGAGcctaagaaaaagagaggtGGCCGTCGGCTTAGGAAGATGAAGGAGAG GTACGCTGTGACAGATGCGAGGAAGCTGGCCAATAGGATGCAATTTGGCATACCCGAAGAGAGTTCTTTAG GGGATGGTCTTGGGGAAGGGTATGGGATGCTTGGTCAGGCTGGAAGTGGGAAGCTGCGGGTATCAATGGCTCAGAGCAAACTCGCCGCAAAAGTTGCTAAGAA GTTTAAGGAAAGAAACTATGGAAGCAGCGGTGCTACCTCTGGGCTGACATCAAGCTTGGCATTTACACCTGTGCAG GGGATTGAGCTTACAAATCCACAGGCACATGCTAACCAGCTAGGGAGTGGAACCCAAAGCACGTACTTTTCGGAAACAGGAACGTTCTCAAAAATCAAGCGCATCTGA
- the LOC116211140 gene encoding U-box domain-containing protein 19-like, whose protein sequence is MIHKFSSGSGRRILTYPAVHPCESISPLALLASLIELGNSICSYKSRPFSSNRRNALDTLRNVGNLLVFLEEIDPSDLPDSALLGLSELHLAFQKIRYLVEDCTWDGSHLWMLMKAERVANQFRTLNRSMAIALDVLPLELIQVPGEVKQLVKLFARQSRKVQFEVDRRDREVISDMNSILGEFDGGAVLRRHVLIRVLKYIGVTSWSECNGEVRFLDSEIGFETSREEKRAKEIVLLSSLIGFMSYCRCVCFDLVDHEASRPSDAQCCSATGKIFGNISSDDFRCPISLEFMVDPVTTVTGHTYDRSSILKWFRAGNPICPKTGKRLTSKELIPNLTMRRLIEQYCAENGIPIPESAGCKKNRDITGTAIPGSRAAEGAMKLAARYLAGELKGGTLSERNKAAYEIRLLAKSSIFNRSCLTEAGTIPHLLCLLSPDDATAEENAIAALLNLSKHSRSKAIIVENGGLKPIIEVLKKGLKFESRQYAAATIFYLASVEEYRKLIGEIPGTIPILVEMVRDGTHRGKKNALVAMFGLLMDKTNHKRVLLAGLVPLLVELLKSCDREDLFVDSLAILSSLAERREGAVAILQAGTTHTVMEILKTCTSRTGKEYCIALLLSLYINGGQEAIADLVRSSSLMESLYSLLSEGTSRACKKASSLIKLLQEFYEKSSCGSLSPILWQEQFVHAW, encoded by the coding sequence ATGATCCACAAGTTTAGTTCCGGTTCTGGCCGCCGGATCTTAACCTACCCGGCGGTTCACCCCTGCGAGTCCATCTCCCCTCTCGCCCTCCTCGCGTCCCTCATCGAACTCGGGAACTCGATCTGCTCTTACAAGTCCAGGCCCTTCTCCAGCAACCGACGCAACGCACTTGATACGTTGCGCAATGTCGGGAACCTCCTCGTGTTCCTCGAGGAGATTGACCCGTCTGACCTGCCAGATTCGGCCCTCCTTGGGCTATCGGAGCTCCACCTCGCCTTCCAGAAGATTCGCTACCTGGTCGAGGACTGCACCTGGGACGGGTCCCACCTGTGGATGCTGATGAAGGCAGAGCGGGTGGCAAACCAGTTCCGGACGTTGAACCGGTCAATGGCAATTGCCCTTGATGTCCTACCTCTCGAGTTGATCCAAGTGCCTGGAGAGGTCAAGCAgcttgtgaaattattcgcgAGGCAATCCCGAAAGGTACAGTTTGAGGTTGATCGTCGCGATCGAGAGGTAATCTCTGATATGAATTCGATCTTGGGTGAGTTCGATGGCGGGGCGGTCCTCAGAAGGCATGTTCTGATTCGGGTTCTAAAGTATATCGGTGTCACAAGCTGGAGTGAGTGCAATGGCGAGGTTAGATTTTTGGATTCAGAAATTGGGTTTGAAACCtcgagagaagagaagagggcTAAGGAAATAGTGCTCTTGAGTAGCTTGATCGGGTTTATGAGTTATTGTAGATGTGTTTGCTTCGATCTTGTAGATCATGAAGCAAGTCGACCGTCTGATGCACAATGCTGTAGTGCCACTGGTAAGATTTTTGGTAACATCAGCTCCGATGATTTTCGGTGCCCGATCTCTCTTGAGTTCATGGTGGATCCCGTGACAACTGTGACAGGCCACACCTATGATAGATCATCTATTCTGAAATGGTTCCGTGCTGGAAATCCGATTTGCCCCAAGACTGGCAAGAGGCTCACAAGCAAGGAGCTGATCCCGAATCTCACGATGAGGAGACTTATCGAACAGTATTGTGCCGAGAATGGGATCCCCATTCCCGAATCTGCAGGTTGCAAGAAGAACCGCGATATTACGGGAACAGCCATTCCTGGGAGCCGAGCAGCTGAGGGTGCCATGAAATTGGCTGCTCGATATCTTGCCGGAGAGCTGAAAGGCGGGACTCTCAGTGAGAGGAACAAAGCTGCTTACGAGATTCGGCTTCTTGCAAAATCGAGCATATTCAATCGGTCTTGCTTAACAGAAGCCGGAACTATTCCTCATTTGTTGTGTCTCCTATCTCCTGACGATGCAACAGCCGAAGAAAATGCTATTGCGGCTCTTTTGAACCTCTCGAAGCACTCGAGGAGCAAAGCAATTATAGTCGAGAACGGGGGATTGAAGCCCATCATCGAAGTTTTGAAGAAGGGTCTCAAATTCGAGTCTCGGCAATATGCGGCTGCCACTATTTTTTACCTTGCTTCAGTCGAGGAGTACAGGAAATTGATTGGGGAAATTCCCGGAACCATCCCAATTTTAGTGGAGATGGTGAGAGACGGGACGCATCGAGGCAAGAAGAACGCTTTGGTTGCTATGTTCGGGCTGCTGATGGACAAAACCAACCACAAGAGGGTTCTTTTGGCGGGATTAGTCCCATTGCTAGTCGAGCTCTTGAAGTCATGCGATAGAGAAGATCTATTCGTTGATTCTTTGGCCATTTTATCAAGCCTTGCTGAGAGAAGGGAGGGAGCTGTGGCAATTTTACAAGCTGGGACTACGCATACAGTTATGGAGATACTCAAGACCTGCACTTCGAGGACGGGGAAGGAGTACTGCATTGCCTTGCTGCTCTCTCTCTACATCAATGGAGGGCAAGAAGCTATTGCTGACTTGGTGAGGAGCTCGTCTCTAATGGAGTCTCTGTACTCTCTGCTCAGCGAAGGGACATCCCGTGCGTGCAAGAAGGCCAGTTCTCTTATAAAGCTCCTGCAAGAGTTCTACGAGAAGAGCTCCTGCGGTTCTCTGTCTCCTATACTCTGGCAAGAACAATTCGTCCATGCATGGTAA
- the LOC116211771 gene encoding U4/U6 small nuclear ribonucleoprotein Prp31 homolog isoform X2: protein MAALADSFLADLDELSDNEADIIEEEGGDDARMEEDIDGDLADIEALNYDDLDSVSKLQKSQRYNDIMQKVEDALQKGSDISMQGIVLEDDPEYQLIVECNALSVDIENEIIIIHNFIRDKYRLKFPELESLVLHPIDYARVVKRIGNEMDLTLVDLEGLLPAATIMVVSVTASTTSGKPLPEEVLNKTIEACDRALVLDSAKKKVLDFVESRMGYIAPNLSAIVGSAVAAKLMGTAGGLSALAKMPACNVQLLGAKKKTLAGFSTATSQLRVGYIEQTEVFQSTPPLLRMRACRLLAAKSTLAARVDSTRGDPSGNTGRAFREEIRKKIEKWQEPPPAKQPKPLPVPDSEPKKKRGGRRLRKMKERYAVTDARKLANRMQFGIPEESSLGFWGCSALLTLDCIFLCP from the exons ATG GCGGCTCTCGCTGATTCTTTCCTCGCGGACCTCGATGAGTTGTCTGACAACGAAGCTGATATTATT GAAGAAGAGGGTGGCGATGATGCGCGGATGGAAGAAGATATTGATGGGGACCTTGCGGACATAGAGGCCCTTAATTATGATGACCTGGACAGTGTTTCTAAATTGCAGAAGTCGCAGAGGTATAACGACATAATGCAG AAAGTGGAAGATGCACTCCAGAAAGGATCTGATATATCAATGCAAGGGATAGTTCTGGAAGATGATCCAGAATACCAGCTTATTGTGGAATGCAATGCCCTTTCAGTTGATATCGAGAATGAGATTATTATAATTCACAACTTTATCCGTGATAAGTACAGATTGAAGTTCCCAGAGCTTGAGTCACTCGTTCTCCATCCGATAGACTATGCTCGAGTTGTTAAGAGGATAGGAAATGAGATGGACTTGACGCTTGTTGATTTGGAAGGGCTTTTACCCGCAGCTACGATCATGGTTGTCTCTGTCACAGCATCCACCACGAGTGGGAAGCCCCTCCCTGAAGAGGTCCTTAACAAGACAATTGAAGCGTGTGATCGTGCCCTCGTCCTGGACTCAGCAAAAAAGAAAGTCCTGGATTTTGTAGAGAGTAGAATGGGTTATATCGCTCCAAATCTTTCTGCCATTGTTGGGAGTGCTGTTGCTGCAAAACTCATGGGCACAGCTGGTGGCCTCTCTGCCTTGGCTAAGATGCCTGCTTGTAACGTCCAGCTTCTCGGTGCAAAgaagaaaactctagcaggtTTTTCTACAGCAACCTCTCAGCTCCGCGTGGGTTATATTGAGCAAACGGAGGTGTTCCAATCCACCCCTCCTCTTTTGAGGATGCGAGCCTGCAGACTCTTGGCCGCAAAATCGACGCTTGCAGCACGTGTAGATTCTACAAGAGGAGATCCATCAGGAAATACTGGAAGAGCATTCAGAGAAgagattaggaaaaaaattgagaagtgGCAGGAACCTCCTCCAGCAAAGCAACCTAAGCCACTTCCAGTTCCCGATTCTGAGcctaagaaaaagagaggtGGCCGTCGGCTTAGGAAGATGAAGGAGAG GTACGCTGTGACAGATGCGAGGAAGCTGGCCAATAGGATGCAATTTGGCATACCCGAAGAGAGTTCTTTAG GCTTTTGGGGATGCAGTGCATTGCTTACTTTGGATTGCATCTTCCTTTGTCCCTAG
- the LOC116211715 gene encoding equilibrative nucleotide transporter 1 — MGTETADTESTHLLPASGGRPPKVPADRFHFAYTIFFTLGLGFLLPWNAFITAVDYFTYLYPEASVDRVFAVVYMLVALFCLLLIILYSHKSDAYFRINLGLSLFVVALLVVPVMDAVYIKGRVGLYDGFDVTTAAVALSGLADALVQGGIIGSAGEMPERYMQAVVAGTAASGVLISFLRIVTKAAYSQDATGLRKSAILYFAVSIVIMAICIVFYNVAHRLPVIKYYKDLKVQAVNEEKELNGPLTGSLWRSSLLNTVGKVKWYGFGIILIYIVTLSIFPGYITEDVHSELLKDWYAVLLITGYNVFDLVGKSLTAFYLLENAKIAIWGCVARLLFFPLFYGCLHGPTFFRTEIPVMILTCLLGLTNGYLTSVLMIMAPKVVPLQHAETAGIVIVLFLIIGLAAGSVVAWFWVI, encoded by the exons ATGGGGACCGAAACGGCCGACACCGAGTCGACGCACCTCCTCCCTGCCTCCGGCGGCCGCCCCCCGAAGGTCCCCGCCGACAGATTCCACTTCGCCTACACCATCTTCTTCACTCTCGGCCTCGGCTTCCTACTCCCGTGGAACGCCTTCATCACCGCCGTCGACTACTTCACCTACCTCTACCCGGAGGCCAGCGTCGACCGCGTGTTCGCCGTCGTCTACATGCTCGTCGCCCTCTTCTGCCTCCTCCTGATCATCCTTTACTCCCACAAGTCCGATGCCTACTTCAGGATCAACCTGGGTCTCTCACTCTTCGTGGTGGCCCTCCTTGTCGTCCCAGTCATGGACGCGGTGTACATCAAGGGCCGGGTCGGGCTATACGACGGGTTCGACGTGACCACGGCGGCCGTCGCGCTGTCGGGACTCGCGGATGCCCTTGTTCAGGGTGGCATAATTGGGTCGGCCGGCGAGATGCCTGAGAGGTACATGCAGGCCGTCGTTGCCGGAACAGCTGCTTCAG GAGTcctcatttcatttttaaggATCGTTACAAAGGCTGCATACTCTCAAGATGCGACGGGGTTGAGAAAAAGCGCGATCCTCTACTTTGCCGTTAGCATCGTGATAATGGCCATATGCATCGTCTTCTACAATGTGGCTCACAGGCTTCCGGTCATAAAGTACTACAAGGACCTGAAAGTCCAAGCGGTGAACGAGGAGAAAGAGCTGAATGGTCCCCTCACCGGGTCTCTGTGGAGATCTTCTCTGCTGAACACCGTGGGGAAGGTCAAGTGGTACGGGTTTGGGATCATTCTCATCTACATTGTGACATTGTCGATATTCCCAGGATACATCACGGAGGACGTTCACTCTGAGCTTCTCAAGGACTGGTATGCAGTACTCCTCATCACGGGCTACAATGTGTTTGATCTCGTGGGCAAGTCTTTGACTGCATTTTACCTCCTCGAGAATGCTAAGATTGCGATCTGGGGCTGTGTGGCGAGGCTGTTGTTCTTCCCGCTCTTCTACGGGTGTCTGCACGGTCCCACATTCTTTAGAACTGAAATCCCTGTAATGATCTTGACCTGCCTCCTGGGGCTGACCAACGGGTACTTGACGAGCGTACTGATGATTATGGCCCCAAAGGTTGTCCCGCTGCAGCATGCTGAGACTGCCGGGATTGTGATCGTGCTGTTCCTGATCATCGGACTTGCGGCAGGTTCGGTTGTAGCTTGGTTTTGGGTCATCTGA